The DNA window AGAAGGACAATGACCCGAAGAAGGCGACCATCGTCTACCTCGCGGGCCACGACTACCAGAAGAGCGTTGCCGGCACGCGCGTCGTGCTCAACACGCTGCTCAACCTGGGCTCCGAGCCCCTGAGCAGCGAGCGCGCGCTCTCCGCGCCCGTCGCCTTCGACGACACGAACGGCAGCGACACCAACGGCAGCCGCGCGCTGGTGCTGGCGGCCACCTACGACGCCGTCTCCGGTTATCCCCCCGGCGCGGACACCTTCACGCCGTCCCAGGGAGCCCACTGGGTGTTCCCGTTCTTCCCGGGCCACCTGCGCGCGCACTCCCTCATCGGCGGTGACGCACTGGCCACGGGCGAGAGCGACCTGGACGCGTCCACGCTCTGGGACGCGGACGCGCAGCTGCCGTTGCCCGGAGAACGAAACCTCTTCACGTACTTCGGCGGACAGGTGAAGACGAACCCGCCGCTCGGAACTGGCCTGCGCGCTCCGAAAGGCGTGCTGCAGGTGGGCTGGCAGCCGCAGAACGTGGCGGGCACCGCCCTCACCACCGGCTGCGTGGACGTGCTCAAGCTGGGCGAGGTCCTCAACGCCGATGGCACGTCGCGCTTCGACTTCCTCTCCACTCCCACGGGCGATGGCGTGTGCGACCTGCAGCAGGCGGTGCAGTACACCGAGCAGCTCGCGGGCCCTGACTTCGGGGTGAGCACGGATACGGTCAACAAGGCCAAGCTCGCCGCGGACCTCAACACGGTGAAGCAGATGCTCCAGCGCGTGCGCGGCTACTGCTATGCCACGTCGAAGAGCGGCGGCACGTCGACGCCCGTCTTCACGCCGACCGACAGCCAGTGCGACAACGAGGACGCGGACAACCGCGCGCACCTGGGCGGCTTCGTGCACTCATCCCCGGCGGTGGTGAAGCCCAGCCCCTACATTCCGGACATCAACAAGCCGCGCCCCACCGTGGCGTACGCGGCGGGCCTGGATGGCCAGCTCCACGCCTTCTACGTGTCGGGCGGCGCCGGCTACCAGGGCCCGGCGGACTCGCAGTCCTTCCCGAACATCAGCCCCGCGGCCTCGGCCTTCCCCACGGACTGGAGCGCGAAGTTCAGCGGCGGCACCACGCCGAAGGCGGGCACGGAGCTGTGGAGCTTCATCCCCGCCACCCAGCTTCCGTGGCTGCGTAGCAACAACGCGCGCGTCAACAGCGCGCCCGTGGTGATGGATGTCTTCGCGGACTTCGTCGGCAGCGGCAAGCGTGAGTGGCACACGGTGCTGGTCGCCAACGTGGGCAGCACGGGCCGCGACTTGTTCGCCATGGACATCACCAACCCGCTGCGCCCGGTGCTGCTGTGGCACCTGGTGGGCAGCCACTTCCAGACGGGCGCCTTCCCTCCGCACGCGCCGGTGGAGCTGGCGGACCGCGACACGGGCGGCACGCAGTGGGCGGTGAAGTGGCAGGAGAAGGACGCGCTCTTCCAGATGGCGCCGCAGAGCGACCCGGGTCGGAAGGCCACGGGCCTCTACAACTACGGCGGCCTGGGCGGCACGCGCGGCCTGTCCGTGGGCGTCATGCGCCAGGGCCTGGAGCCCACCTACGCGGTCTTCGTCGCCTCCAGCAGCTCGGGCGCGAGCGGCGCGCCCACGTACGGCATGCAGGTCTTCGCCATCGACGCGGCCACCGGACAGAAGCTGTGGCAGTGGGAGCAGGACTACACGCAGACGTGGGTGGACAACTCCGCGCCCACCGCGCCCACCGTGCTGACGGACACCGGCGGCGCCTCGCGCCTGTACGTCGGTGACATGGAGGGACGGCTGTGGGAGCTGGACGGCGCCACCGGACAGAACGCCAACGTGGCGCGCCTGGGCCCCGCGTGTTCGCCCTCCGCGCCTTGCAAGTACGCCGCGCTGGATACGCGCTCCACGGACACCGAGCGCCGCCCCATCACCACCAACGTGGCGCTGGCCCGGCTGCCGCAGACCATCGCCACGGGGACCGCCTTGAAGGGCTACGAAGGGGAGCTCGTCGCCATGGTGGGAACGGGCGGCGTGGACTGGGTGCAGCCCTCCTCCGCGGGCCGGTTCCATCTGGCGCTGCTGGACCGCAATCGGCGGCTGCCCCTGGGCATTGATGGCGTCAAGCTCGACGGCTCGCCCGTGACGGCCTCCGCGGCGAACACCCTCGCCGCGCAGTCCGGCGTGCTCCAGGAGCCGCCGCCGTTCCCCCTGACGTTCGCCGCGCCCCGGCACCTGTACGGGAACATCACCGTGGCGGGCCGCACCGCGTACTTCAGCACCGCCCAGGGCAAGGTCGGTGACCTGATGTCGCTCGACGCGAAGACGGCGGGCAACACGTGGAGCATCGACCTGGGCAGCACCGCCACCTCCGCGGGCGGCGCGGCCACCGCGCTGCCAGGACTGAACCTGGCCAACTTCGGAGGCGTCGCGGTGTACCACCGGGATACGGGCTCGGGCTCCTCCACGGACTTCGTGGTGGGGCTCGAGGTGAGCCGCATCACCAACACGCGCATCGACAACAGCGGCACGAAGGGACCCGCCAGCCCCGACGAAGAGCTGCGCGTCAACGGCCAGGGCGGCTTCATCTTCCGGCTGCTCAACTGGAGCCAGAGGTTCTTCGAATGAGCTCGACTTCTCGCGCGCTCCGCCGGGGCGCCACCCTCATCGAGGTGCTCGTCGCCATGACAGTGCTGGCGCTCGCCGCCACCGGGGCGGTGGGCGGCATGGTGTTCGCCTCGCGCGACGTGCATGACGGACAGCTCCTCCAGGTGAAGCGCCTGCTGCTCGAGGCGAGCACCCAGCGGCTGTGGCTTGCCTCCAAGGCGCCGCTGCTCTCCGAAGCCGTGGTGCGTCCCGCCACCTTCCCCACGGACCTGGCGCCTGGCGCCGCGCCGTGGAAGGTGGACTCGAGCCCCGCCGTCGCCGGAGACCCCAGCACCGGCGCCTACTTCAAGCTGTCGGCCTCCGGACTGGTGGAGCCCCTCACTGGCATCCCCCCTGGAACGGCCTGCAATCACACGTCGCTGCCAGAGGGCACGTACTGCCGTGAGGTGCTCGTGACGAAGGGCCTGCCGAAAGACCCGCTCGCCGCCGCCGCCGCTGTCCTGCCTCCGGGCTCGCGGCCGGTGACAGTGTGGACCCGCGTGGTGCGCAAGGGCGACACCGCCGAGCGCGCGCAGTCGCACAACGAGGTGTTCGTCCAATGAGAACCTCGCGCGGAATGACGTTGATTGAAGTGATGGTGACGCTGGTCCTCTCGGCCATCATCATCGCGGCCGCCTCGGCGCTCGTGGTGGCCGGCAGCCGCATCATCCACAACACCGAGCACACGGCGGACAGCCATGACGCCTCCCGGCTCGCCGGCGAGGCCCTCATGAACATGGTGCGCCAGGCCGGCGCCGGCGCACCCGGCGGCATCTGGGTGTCCCAGGGAGGCACCGCCACGCGCGTCAGCGCCATCTTCGGAAGCGATGGCGCTACCAGCAGCGATGACTTGTGGCTGGTGGTACCGAACCGCGACTACCTCGGCGAGCCGTGTGTCACAGCGGGCGCCGCCGCCTCCGTGGTGCGCCCCGGTTCGGGCGTCATCCACGTCAACTGCACGCAGAGCCTCAAGCCGGGCTCGCCCTACCTGGTCAGCAACATGACGAGCGCGGCCCTCCTCTCCAACGTCGTCATCACCCCCTCGAGCCCGGGGACGCCCGGACAGGTGCAGTACGCCGAGTCCAGCGTCAGCGGCTTCTCCAACGCGCCGGAGAAGGGCGGCTACCAGGTGGGAGACCTCGTGTATCCGGTGCGACTGGTGCACTTCTTCATCGGCCCCCACCCCACGACGGGGCGCCCGTCGCTGATGCGCGCGGACGGGCGGCTGCTGGTGGATGCGATGGGGCGTCCCTTCTCGGATGTGGACCCGGCGACCAGCCCTCCCATGGTCGTGCAGGAGAACGTGGAGAACCTGCAGGTGGCGTTCGGCTTCGACTCCACGGGCCAGGAGAACCCGGAGCACTACACGTGGCAGCACGGACTCGCGCCGGGCTTCACGCCGGGACTGCGCGCGGTGCGCATCAACGTGGTGGCCACTGGCCGCAACCAGCGCCGCAACACCCAGAGCACCGCCGTGCTGGATGACGACAAGCCCATCGCCGTGGAGAACTTCACACCGCCCGCTTCGGTCGCCGCGGATGGTCTCTACCGCAGCCTCTACACCCGTCGCCTGGAGCTGCCGAACCTGGCGGCCGCCAACCTGTGAGCCTCGCGATGCGCAAGTCCCTGCATCCCTCCCCTCGCGGCGCCACGCTGCTGGTCGTCGTCATGCTCGTCCTCATCCTGCTGGGGCTCGTCGGCAGCTTGATGGTGTACGCGGGCGGTGAGCGCGTGCGCGCCGTCTCCCACGCACGCGCGGGCCAGCGACAGAGCTGCGCGGAGAGCGGCCTTCAGCTGGCGCGCAGCTACTTCGGGCGCAACTACGCGAGCTGGAACACCTTCCTCTCCAGCCCGAGCAGCTACGACCCGGTGCCCTCGTCGTTCAACCCCACGCCCGCGGACCCGGCGTCGTCCACGCTGCTCACCGCGCATCCGGAGCTCTTCGCGGACGTGGACGGCGACGGCCAGATGGATGTGTTCCTCTACATCCGCGACAACGAGGACGAGTTCGACCCGCTGCCTACCAACTGGCGTCGCGACAATGACCAGGTGGCGTTGGTGGGCGCCATCTGCATCTCCAAGACGCTGCGCCCGCGCCGGAACGACGGCACGCAGGACGCCACCACGCTCGCGCTGGAGGGACTGCTCAGCTACAACGGCGGCGGCGGCACCAACTGCTCCCAGGGCAACGCGGGCACCGGCGCGGGCAACTGCAACTGACGAGAGGCCCGCCTTCTCCCGCGCCCCCACCTCGGCGGGCGTGGGAGGATGGGTGCCACACCCTCTCGGAAGGACCCTGGAATGCCCACGCTTGAAGACGCGATTGCGCTCGCGGTGGAGGCGCATCGTGGACAGCGGGACAAGGCGGGCCAGCCCTATGTGCTGCACCCGCTGAGGTTGATGCTGAAGCTGGAGACGGAGGAGGAGCGCACCGTCGCCGTCCTCCACGACGTGGTGGAGGACACGCCCTGGACGCTGGAGCGCCTGCGTGAGCGCGGCTACCCGGCGCCGGTGCTGCGCGCGCTGGAGGGGCTCACCCGGCGCAAGGACGAGTCCTACGAGGCCTTCATCGAGCGGCTGCGGCCAGACGCGCTGGCGCGCCGGGTGAAGCTCGCGGACCTGGAGGACAACATGGACGTGCGCCGGTTGACGGCGGTGACGGCCAAGGACACGGAGCGGCTCGCGCGCTACCGCGCCGCCTGGGCCCGGCTGCGAGAGCCCTGAGACACCACGGCCCGGAGCGCCGCGTGGGCACTCCGGGCCGCTGTGCGAGTCCAGCACCCGCCGAGGAAAGCAGGTGCCAGCCTCTCTCTTCCGGACTGGCTACGCCTTCGCGAGCTGGCGCAGCACGAACTGCAGGATGCCGCCGTGGCGGTAGTAGTCGAGCTCGTTGGGCGTGTCGATGCGGCACACCGCGGTGAACTCCTTGGTGCCGCCCTCGCCCGTGGCCTTCACGGTGAGCTTCTTCTGCGGCGCCAGGTCCTGCGCGACGCCGGTGATTTCGAACGTCTCGTGGCCGGTGAGGCCCAGCGACTGCGCGTCCTGACCCGCCTCGAACTGCAGCGGCAGCACGCCCATGCCCACCAGGTTGGAGCGGTGGATGCGCTCGAAGCTCTTCGCGATGACGGCCTTCACGCCGAGCAGCTGCGTGCCCTTGGCCGCCCAGTCACGGCTGGAGCCCGTGCCGTACTCGGCGCCGGCCAGCACCACCAGCGGCGTGCCGTCCGCCTGGTACTTCATGGAGGCGTCGTAGATGCTCATCCGCTCACGGGTGGGGATGTGCACGGTGACGCCACCCTCCACGCCGGGAACCAGCAGGTTCTTCAGGCGGATGTTGGCGAAGGTGCCGCGCACCATCACCTCGTGGTTGCCGCGACGCGCGCCGTAGGAGTTGAAGTCCTTGGGCTCCACGCCCTCGGCCATCAGGTACTTGGCGGCGGGGCTCGTCTTCGCGATGTTGCCGGCGGGCGAGATGTGGTCCGTCGTGACGGAGTCACCCAGGAGCGCCAGCACGCGCGCGCCCTTGATGTCCTGCGTCGCCTTCGGCTCCTTCGGGAGGTTCTCGAAGAAGGGCGGCTTGCGCACGTAGGTGGACTTGATGTCCCACTGGAACGTGGAGCCCTTGCCCACGGGCAGCTGCTGCCAGAGCGCGTCACCCTCCATGGCGTGCGCGTACTGGTGGCGGAACTGCTCGGGCTTCACCGCGGTGCGGATGATGCTCTGGATTTCGTCGTTGGAGGGCCAGATGTCCTTGAGGAACACCGGGCGGCCGTTGGGGTCCGTGCCCAAGGGCTCCTTGTCCAGGTCCAACCCCACCTC is part of the Myxococcus landrumus genome and encodes:
- a CDS encoding type IV pilus modification PilV family protein, which gives rise to MSSTSRALRRGATLIEVLVAMTVLALAATGAVGGMVFASRDVHDGQLLQVKRLLLEASTQRLWLASKAPLLSEAVVRPATFPTDLAPGAAPWKVDSSPAVAGDPSTGAYFKLSASGLVEPLTGIPPGTACNHTSLPEGTYCREVLVTKGLPKDPLAAAAAVLPPGSRPVTVWTRVVRKGDTAERAQSHNEVFVQ
- a CDS encoding HD domain-containing protein; this encodes MPTLEDAIALAVEAHRGQRDKAGQPYVLHPLRLMLKLETEEERTVAVLHDVVEDTPWTLERLRERGYPAPVLRALEGLTRRKDESYEAFIERLRPDALARRVKLADLEDNMDVRRLTAVTAKDTERLARYRAAWARLREP
- a CDS encoding PilW family protein, producing MRTSRGMTLIEVMVTLVLSAIIIAAASALVVAGSRIIHNTEHTADSHDASRLAGEALMNMVRQAGAGAPGGIWVSQGGTATRVSAIFGSDGATSSDDLWLVVPNRDYLGEPCVTAGAAASVVRPGSGVIHVNCTQSLKPGSPYLVSNMTSAALLSNVVITPSSPGTPGQVQYAESSVSGFSNAPEKGGYQVGDLVYPVRLVHFFIGPHPTTGRPSLMRADGRLLVDAMGRPFSDVDPATSPPMVVQENVENLQVAFGFDSTGQENPEHYTWQHGLAPGFTPGLRAVRINVVATGRNQRRNTQSTAVLDDDKPIAVENFTPPASVAADGLYRSLYTRRLELPNLAAANL
- a CDS encoding PQQ-binding-like beta-propeller repeat protein — translated: MTPRLPSRALRPVLLAMSLLVALPALATDIMTFSRGSLIIPEQATFQRGCGALSAYGLVWRILLENQPGGLNAAQPVTVYLAINDLKKSPNRCVPTNRHTAPAPSGDAKWNDGCDFTITNPTEQPVVPVDYTTTFPTSGMYPYGNIENFDTTAAVARPQFTSTTLNNTVSGPRFTTARYMGGSFIIDAVDAKRVIDFIRSNSTTGGAESPKKFRTTCGSDCATFTTGSGCHYVRMHQATIEFSAPVARRINRVPPKIALLDLGDSGSVLGGMLDDYLRNAGLDFPGAGGCPQGTTSSCNRNGKQPGLIYDAIQANKDLISTATFKNGLLNALDPVTNKPRYKVFWAPHWEIGNSTHTEYSTNGDGAGSQRENVLNNIAYFTNQRGNGLFAECASIWSYETTTRADGTEVTSSHFQGANNFEKNMLSGGGSWNGRNCTDPDYMAQAVDDREQCILYPNPGDPFSQMGDFSLTSVTGHTQNYRTVYKNGVRRLAVSWYQHKDEHVFDNPADVAGNSRRGHDFFSFNQKDNDPKKATIVYLAGHDYQKSVAGTRVVLNTLLNLGSEPLSSERALSAPVAFDDTNGSDTNGSRALVLAATYDAVSGYPPGADTFTPSQGAHWVFPFFPGHLRAHSLIGGDALATGESDLDASTLWDADAQLPLPGERNLFTYFGGQVKTNPPLGTGLRAPKGVLQVGWQPQNVAGTALTTGCVDVLKLGEVLNADGTSRFDFLSTPTGDGVCDLQQAVQYTEQLAGPDFGVSTDTVNKAKLAADLNTVKQMLQRVRGYCYATSKSGGTSTPVFTPTDSQCDNEDADNRAHLGGFVHSSPAVVKPSPYIPDINKPRPTVAYAAGLDGQLHAFYVSGGAGYQGPADSQSFPNISPAASAFPTDWSAKFSGGTTPKAGTELWSFIPATQLPWLRSNNARVNSAPVVMDVFADFVGSGKREWHTVLVANVGSTGRDLFAMDITNPLRPVLLWHLVGSHFQTGAFPPHAPVELADRDTGGTQWAVKWQEKDALFQMAPQSDPGRKATGLYNYGGLGGTRGLSVGVMRQGLEPTYAVFVASSSSGASGAPTYGMQVFAIDAATGQKLWQWEQDYTQTWVDNSAPTAPTVLTDTGGASRLYVGDMEGRLWELDGATGQNANVARLGPACSPSAPCKYAALDTRSTDTERRPITTNVALARLPQTIATGTALKGYEGELVAMVGTGGVDWVQPSSAGRFHLALLDRNRRLPLGIDGVKLDGSPVTASAANTLAAQSGVLQEPPPFPLTFAAPRHLYGNITVAGRTAYFSTAQGKVGDLMSLDAKTAGNTWSIDLGSTATSAGGAATALPGLNLANFGGVAVYHRDTGSGSSTDFVVGLEVSRITNTRIDNSGTKGPASPDEELRVNGQGGFIFRLLNWSQRFFE